The DNA window CTAAGTTTTGCAGGACTTGCTAATTTATAACCTACCATTAATAAAACTGCTGCTAAAGTCGCCAAAGGAATTTTGTTCAATAAGAATGGAATAGATAAAACAGATACTAACAATAAAATACCATGAACAATAGCCGAAATTTTACTTGTTGCACCAGCATTAGCATTTGCAGAAGTTCTTACTACCACCGAAGTCATAGGTAAACCTCCAATAAAAGAAGAAACTAAGTTGCCAATACCTTGTGCTTTCAACTCTAAGTTAGTATCTGTTATTCTTTTGTGTACGTCCATTCTATCTGCAGCTTCTATACATAATAATGTTTCTATGGAAGCTACTACTGCGATAGTTGCACCAATAATCCAAACTTGCGGATTAAGAAATCCTGAGAAATCTGGAAAGGTAATTAAGTTTTTAAAATCTTCTACCGATTGAGGAACCGGAAGTGTTACCAAATGTTCACTAGAAATTTCTAGAGAGCTTCCTCTGAAAACTTCATTGAATAAAATCCCAACAATTACCGCTACTAAGGCTCCTGGTAAAAGTTTAATTTTTTTGAGGAAATTCACTTTTTCCCATGTAATAAGAATAGCCAATGAAATAATCGTTACCAAAACGGCTCCTGGTGTGATGGCATTTGCTAATCCTGATAAATATTCAGATAAATTAAAACCATCAAAAATCTGAAGGTTTCCTTCAAAATCTTTGTCGTAACCTATTGCGTGAGGAATTTGTTTTAAAATAATAATGACTCCAATTCCGGCTAACATTCCTTCGATAACGTTATTGGGGAAATAGTTAGAAATACTTCCTGCTCTTAGAAAACCAAGTGCCAATTGTATAAAACCTGCAATTAAACCTGCAGTTAAAAATAATTCGAAACTTCCTAAATCGGTTATGGCTCCTAAAACGATGGCTGCTAAACCTGCAGCTGGTCCAGAAACGGAAATGGGAGAGTTGCTGATGAATCCTATCACGATTCCGCCTACAATTCCTGCTAAAATTCCAGAAAGTGGTGGTGCACCAGATGCTAATGCAATACCTAAACAGAGTGGTAATGCTACGAGAAATACTACAATTCCCGAAGGAATATTTTCTTTTATTCCGCCGAATAAAGTGTTTGTTTTTTTCATTGTATGAATATCGATATGAGTTTACAATCAATTACTTAGAGATGAGTAATCAATTCTAATGTTTGAAAATTTAATTTGTTAAAAAGCGTCAAGGAACAGCCCATTTTTTTGAAAAAAGGCATAATTTTCCTATGAAATTTTAGAAATTAAACTTCTGGTGGCGGAGAAAATATCGATTTGAAAGGACTTAGATGAATAGAATCGTCCTTAAGGATGTATTTACTGATTTTTTTATCAGAAAAGAAAACGCCAATGAAATCTTTAGAATTATAAGGTTTTGGCGGAAACTTTTCATTGTAATTGGCGAGATTATTTTTAACCTCTTCTTCTGAAATATTATTATTGAGCGTAGGAATTTCCCAATCAAAAATCACAGCGATACTTGGTAAAGCTGTAAAATTGATGAAAACTGCCAGAACAAAAATGCTCAAATACTTCATATCGTAAACTTTCTTAGAAGTTTTTATTATTTTTTCTGCTCATCACCCAATCAGAATTGGTTAGGTCATAAACTTTTTGAATATTTTTCAATATTTCTTCGAAATCTATATTTAAGTCAATTAATTTCCCTGTTTTTAGGTCGAAAACCCAACCGTGAACTATAGGATATTGGTCTAAAATATATCTTTCTTGTACGCAAGCCATTTTAATAACGTTGATGCATTGCTCTTGAACATTGAGTTCAATCAATCTATCATAGCGTAATTGCTCGTCTTTTATCGCGTCTAATTCTTCTTGGTGCAATCTGTAAACATCTCTGATGGTTCTTAGCCAAGGATTCATTAATCCAAAATCTTGAGGCGTCATCGCTGCTTTTACACCACCGCAACCATAATGGCCACACACAATAATGTGTTTTACCTTTAAATGTTGTACTGCATATTGAATGACAGCGGTAGAACTCATGTCTAAGGTATTCACTAAATTGGCAATATTTCTATGCACGAAAACTTCGCCGGGTTTCATGCCCATTAATTCTTCTGCGGTTGCACGACTGTCGCTGCAACCTATGTAAAGATATTCTGGACTTTGACCTTCTGCTAATTTTTTAAAAAAATCAGCATCTTGACCTAGTTTTTCTTCAATCCACTTTCTATTATTTTCGAAAATAGTTTCGTAGCTTTTACCCATAATTTTTCAGTTACAAATGTAGAATAAAAAATTTTTAAATACATCTAAATTCTGATAGATAGCGTCAATTTTTATTCCAAAATAAGGATTTTAAGACTTTTTAACAGTCTAGTTTGTGGTGCAAATTTATACTTTATGATTGATATAATCTTCAGTAGCATTAAGTTTTGATATAATTTGAGCAGGATTTCCTACTACTACAGAATTGTCGGGAACATCTGTGTTGAGATAAACATTTGGAGCGATTAAGACATTATTCCCCACTTTTACTTTGCCCACGATGACAGCATTTGTGCCAATCCAGACCTCGTTTCCAATTTCTGGAACGCCTTCATGTTTCCCTCGGTTCGCTTGTGCAATGGTTACTCCATGCATAATATTACAGTTTTTGCCAATTTTTACTTTTGGATTAATCACCACCGTTCCCCAATGTCCTAGATAAAAACCTTCGCCAATTTGTGTTTCTGGATAAATTTGAAAACCATATTTAATCTGATGATGGCGCAAAACGAATCTCCAAAAAATTCCCAAAACCGATTTCTTGGAATGTTGTTGGCATTTTCTCAAAAGATAAACGTAATGCAAATTAGGATTGATGCATTTTGCCCAAATTTCAGTTGTAGAAAGCCATTTTCCGCTTTCTCTGTAAAAATCTTTTTGGATGATTGTTTTCTCTGACATACGGCAAATGTATAAAAACTCTCGCTGATTAAGCAGATTTTGCTGATTAAAAAATATCTGCTTAATCAGCGCAATCTGCGAGATTTATTATTCGTCAATAATTTCCATAATTTTATTCACGGAATTTTCTAGGTTGAACGGCATTTTATAGTCTTTCAGATTTTCTTGATATTGAGAAAAACTTTCAGGATTGGAAAGTGCTTTTTTCATGCCTTTGTAAATTCCTTGTTCAGAATTTTCTACAATTAAACCGAGTTTTCCGTTTTCT is part of the Cloacibacterium normanense genome and encodes:
- a CDS encoding SulP family inorganic anion transporter, yielding MKKTNTLFGGIKENIPSGIVVFLVALPLCLGIALASGAPPLSGILAGIVGGIVIGFISNSPISVSGPAAGLAAIVLGAITDLGSFELFLTAGLIAGFIQLALGFLRAGSISNYFPNNVIEGMLAGIGVIIILKQIPHAIGYDKDFEGNLQIFDGFNLSEYLSGLANAITPGAVLVTIISLAILITWEKVNFLKKIKLLPGALVAVIVGILFNEVFRGSSLEISSEHLVTLPVPQSVEDFKNLITFPDFSGFLNPQVWIIGATIAVVASIETLLCIEAADRMDVHKRITDTNLELKAQGIGNLVSSFIGGLPMTSVVVRTSANANAGATSKISAIVHGILLLVSVLSIPFLLNKIPLATLAAVLLMVGYKLASPAKLSHFWSKGKYQFIPFIATIIAVVALDLLKGVGIGLAISILFLLLGNMKRAYYLSREDLESADEITIDLAEEVSFLNKAAIKKTLKNIKPNSKVIINAKKTSYVSDDIIDLISDFANVRAREEDIEVVLEGFKTSYKEYENDQHSHITISHRRVI
- a CDS encoding carbonic anhydrase; its protein translation is MGKSYETIFENNRKWIEEKLGQDADFFKKLAEGQSPEYLYIGCSDSRATAEELMGMKPGEVFVHRNIANLVNTLDMSSTAVIQYAVQHLKVKHIIVCGHYGCGGVKAAMTPQDFGLMNPWLRTIRDVYRLHQEELDAIKDEQLRYDRLIELNVQEQCINVIKMACVQERYILDQYPIVHGWVFDLKTGKLIDLNIDFEEILKNIQKVYDLTNSDWVMSRKNNKNF
- a CDS encoding serine acetyltransferase, coding for MSEKTIIQKDFYRESGKWLSTTEIWAKCINPNLHYVYLLRKCQQHSKKSVLGIFWRFVLRHHQIKYGFQIYPETQIGEGFYLGHWGTVVINPKVKIGKNCNIMHGVTIAQANRGKHEGVPEIGNEVWIGTNAVIVGKVKVGNNVLIAPNVYLNTDVPDNSVVVGNPAQIISKLNATEDYINHKV